A segment of the Acidimicrobiales bacterium genome:
CGGGTACCGGGTCGACGTCGCTCACCGTGGCGCATCCGCTCCGAGCGCAGGCCCTGCTGTCAGGGGGTCACGATGTCGAAGTCGGGGTCGACGGATCCGAGGAGGGCGACCAGCCGTGCGAGCACCGCCGGGTCGCCGTCGACCTGCACGGTGCCGTCTCCCATGGCTGCACCGATGTCGAGGGTGCCGGTGACGAGCCCGATGAGCGCGGGTCGGGTGAGCGTGAACGTGGTGACGTCGTCGGGCACGACGGTGACGGTGCGTTGGTGGAGGGCGCCGTTGCGCAGCTCGATCAGGTAGCTGGTGTCCTCGTCGGTGACGCGCCAGGCGATCTGCAGTCGCTCGTCCCATGCGCGGGGCCCGTCGATGCGGATGGCGACGCTGTCCAGCACCTGCTCCACGGTCAGTGCGGTGAGCATGTCCGCCGAGGTCGACACCGGCGTACCGAAGCTCCCCGACCGCAGCTCCGTCGCCCCCGCCAGGAAGGCGTTGCGCCACGTGCCGCACTCTGCCCCGAAGCCCAGCTGCTCGAGGGCATCGGCGAGCAGCGCTCGGGCGTCGGCGTCGGAGCCGTCAGCGAACACGAGGTGCTTGCCGACCTCGGCGCACCACCTGTAGTCACCGTCGTCCCGGGCCCGGCGGGCCACGGCCAACGCGCCGTCGCGGCCACCCATCGCCTGCACGTACCGGGTCGCCACCGCCTCGGGAGGGTGCGGCCACAGGTTGGCCGGGTTGGCGTCGTACCAGCCCATGTAGCGCTGGTAGATCGCCTTGACGTTGTGGCTGACCGAGCCGTAGTAGCCGTGGGTGTGCCACTGCTGCTCCAGTGCCGGTGGCATCTCGAGGACCTCGGCGATCTCGGCACCCGTGAAGCCCTGGTTCATCATCCGCAGCGTCTGGTCGTGCAGGTACAGGTACATGTCGCGCTGCATGGCCAGGAACTCCACGGCCCGCTCCCTGCCCCAGGTCGGCCAGTGGTGGGACGCGAACACCACGTCGAGCTCGTCACCCCACAGGTCGATCGTCTCGGTCAGGTAGTGGGCCCACGCATGGGCGTCACGGACCAGTGCGCCCCGGATGGTCAAGATGTTGTGGAGCGTGTGCGACGTGTTCTCCGCCGTGCACAGGGCCCGGTGCTGCGGGAAGTAGAAGTTCATCTCCGCGGGTGCCTCGGTCCCCGGCGTGACCTGGAAGACGATCTCGACCCCGTCGACGGTGAGCACCTCGCCGGTGTGGGTGATGTCGATCGTCGGGCGGATGAGCGTGATCTCCCCGGTGGAGGTCGTCTGGCCCAGGCCGGCCCCGATCTGGCCGGCCGGACCGCGCTCCAGTGCAGCGCCGTACATGTACCCGGCGCGCCGCGTCATCGCCGTGCCGGCGAAGACGTTCTCGGCGATCGCATGGTGCAGGAAGCCCTCCGGGGCGATCACCTGGACCTCGCCGCGGTCGACCTGCTCCTGGGTGATGATCCCCTTCACCCCCCCGAAGTGGTCGACGTGGGAGTGCGTGTAGATCATCGCCCGCACGGGTCGCTCGCCGCGGTGCTCGGTGTACAGGGCGAACGCCGCCGCTGCGGTCTCGGAGCTGATCAGCGGGTCGATCACGATGACGCCGGAGTCACCCTCGATGACGCTCATCACGGACAGGTCGAAGCCCCGGAGCTGGTAGATGCCGG
Coding sequences within it:
- a CDS encoding MBL fold metallo-hydrolase produces the protein MSAPTATAATRAAIDAMAASLPTHDRQDFEDATRGFVGRADQRQVTANDGRVVWDLDAYEFLRGAEAPDTANPSLWRQGQLLIEDGLFEVVPGIYQLRGFDLSVMSVIEGDSGVIVIDPLISSETAAAAFALYTEHRGERPVRAMIYTHSHVDHFGGVKGIITQEQVDRGEVQVIAPEGFLHHAIAENVFAGTAMTRRAGYMYGAALERGPAGQIGAGLGQTTSTGEITLIRPTIDITHTGEVLTVDGVEIVFQVTPGTEAPAEMNFYFPQHRALCTAENTSHTLHNILTIRGALVRDAHAWAHYLTETIDLWGDELDVVFASHHWPTWGRERAVEFLAMQRDMYLYLHDQTLRMMNQGFTGAEIAEVLEMPPALEQQWHTHGYYGSVSHNVKAIYQRYMGWYDANPANLWPHPPEAVATRYVQAMGGRDGALAVARRARDDGDYRWCAEVGKHLVFADGSDADARALLADALEQLGFGAECGTWRNAFLAGATELRSGSFGTPVSTSADMLTALTVEQVLDSVAIRIDGPRAWDERLQIAWRVTDEDTSYLIELRNGALHQRTVTVVPDDVTTFTLTRPALIGLVTGTLDIGAAMGDGTVQVDGDPAVLARLVALLGSVDPDFDIVTP